In a genomic window of Erinaceus europaeus chromosome 12, mEriEur2.1, whole genome shotgun sequence:
- the TNFAIP1 gene encoding BTB/POZ domain-containing adapter for CUL3-mediated RhoA degradation protein 2 has translation MSGDTCLCPPLGAKPKPSGFKGGGLGNKYVQLNVGGSLYYTTVRALTRQDTMLKAMFSGRMEVLTDKEGWILIDRCGKHFGTILNYLRDDTIILPQNRQEIKELMAEAKYYLIQGLVDMCQTALQDKKDSYQPVCNIPIITSLKEEERLIESSTKPVVKLLYNRSNNKYSYTSNSDDHLLKNIELFDKLSLRFNGRVLFIKDVIGDEICCWSFYGQGRKLAEVCCTSIVYATEKKQTKVEFPEARIYEETLNVLLYETPRVPDNSLLEATSRSRSQASPSEDEETFELRDRVRRIHVKRYSTYDDRQLGHQSAHRD, from the exons ATGTCAGGAGACACCTGTCTGTGCCCACCCTTAGGGGCCAAGCCCAAGCCCAGCGGCTTCAAGGGAGGGGGCCTGGGGAACAAATACGTCCAGCTTAATGTGGGTGGCTCCTTGTACTACACCACCGTGCGGGCACTGACCCGGCAAGACACCATGCTCAAGGCCATGTTCAGCGGACGCATGGAAGTGCTGACCGACAAAGAAG GCTGGATCCTCATTGATCGGTGTGGAAAGCACTTTGGCACCATTTTGAATTACCTCCGTGATGACACCATCATCCTCCCTCAAAACCGGCAAGAAATCAAGGAATTGATGGCTGAAGCAAAATATTACCTCATTCAGGGACTGGTGGACATGTGTCAAACAGCACTGCAG GACAAGAAGGACTCATACCAGCCCGTGTGCAACATCCCCATCATCACATccctgaaggaggaggagaggctcATTGAATCCTCCACCAAG CCCGTGGTGAAGCTGTTGTACAATAGGAGCAACAACAAGTATTCCTATACCAG caaCTCCGATGACCACCTGCTGAAAAACATCGAGCTGTTTGACAAGCTCTCCCTGCGTTTCAATGGCCGTGTGCTCTTCATCAAGGACGTCATTGGTGATGAGATCTGCTGCTGGTCCTTCTACGGCCAGGGCCGTAAGCTGGCAGAGGTGTGCTGCACCTCCATCGTGTATGCCACAGAGAAGAAGCAGACCAAG GTGGAATTCCCTGAGGCCCGAATCTATGAGGAAACTCTCAATGTTCTGCTCTATGAGACCCCCCGAGTCCCTGACAACTCCTTGTTAGAGGCCACCAGTCGCAGCCGCAGCCAGGCTTCACCCAGCGAAGATGAGGAGACCTTTGAACTGCGCGACCGGGTCCGCCGCATTCACGTCAAGCGCTATAGCACTTATGATGACCGGCAGCTCGGGCACCAGTCTGCCCATCGTGACTGA